From one Nonomuraea polychroma genomic stretch:
- the prcB gene encoding proteasome subunit beta — protein sequence MASHRDLPAGLVDHLFRNTGSSSFTEFVSSYAPELLPQRDQVLATPIGDQVPHATTIVAATFAGGVVMAGDRRATSGNIISQRDVEKVFRADEYSCMGIAGTASTGIEFARLFRVELEHYEKLEGLGMSVKGKANRLATMIRGNLAMAMQGLVVVPLFAAYDPDKDEGRIFSYDVAGGPYERERFDAIGSGSIFARGSLKKLYRDGASADDMAMTLIQALYDAADDDSATGGPDVTRKIWPIVAVIDADGFRRLSEEQISGYVDQMLAARLISPDGPIAPLR from the coding sequence GTGGCATCGCACAGGGATCTGCCCGCCGGCTTGGTGGACCATCTTTTCCGTAACACCGGAAGCTCCTCGTTCACGGAGTTCGTGAGCTCTTATGCGCCGGAGTTGCTGCCACAGCGGGATCAGGTTCTGGCCACTCCGATCGGCGACCAGGTTCCGCACGCGACCACGATCGTGGCCGCCACCTTCGCCGGTGGCGTGGTCATGGCGGGCGACCGGCGGGCGACGTCGGGCAACATCATCTCGCAGCGTGACGTGGAGAAGGTGTTCCGCGCCGACGAATACTCCTGCATGGGCATCGCGGGCACGGCGAGCACGGGCATCGAGTTCGCCCGGTTGTTCCGCGTGGAGCTGGAGCACTACGAGAAGCTCGAAGGCCTGGGCATGTCGGTGAAGGGCAAGGCCAACCGGCTGGCCACCATGATCAGGGGCAACCTGGCCATGGCCATGCAAGGGCTGGTGGTGGTGCCGCTGTTCGCCGCCTACGACCCGGACAAGGACGAGGGGCGCATCTTCAGCTACGACGTGGCGGGCGGGCCTTACGAGCGGGAGAGGTTCGACGCGATCGGCTCGGGCTCGATCTTCGCCCGCGGGTCGCTGAAGAAGCTCTATCGTGACGGGGCGTCGGCGGACGACATGGCGATGACGCTGATCCAGGCGCTTTATGACGCGGCCGACGACGACTCCGCGACCGGCGGTCCCGACGTGACGAGGAAGATCTGGCCGATCGTGGCGGTGATCGACGCCGACGGTTTCCGCCGGCTGAGCGAGGAGCA